One window of the Oncorhynchus mykiss isolate Arlee chromosome 5, USDA_OmykA_1.1, whole genome shotgun sequence genome contains the following:
- the LOC110523803 gene encoding rod cGMP-specific 3',5'-cyclic phosphodiesterase subunit beta-like, whose translation MSATKEDVEKFLDGNPAFAQGYFNKKLTPGALSVMAGISESKVDFGMLQELGQIEEGQILFDLIKEMQENVNMEKVVFKILKRIVALIQADRCSLFMYRERNGIAELATRLFNITTESELDDCVVHPDHEIVFPLDLGVVGHVAQTKKHINLKDVNESSHFSSFVDDLTEYKTRNILASPIMNGEDVVAVIMALNKTTGPHFTTEDEDLFLKYLRIATLNLKIYQLNYLYNCETRKGQVLLWSANKVFEELTDIERQFHKALYTVRAYLNCDRYSVGLLDMTKEKEFFDIWPVLMGDQPPYSGPLTPDGREVIFYKVIDYILHGKEDIKVIATPTLEHWVLCTGLPTYVAETGLICNIINPATEEMFKFQSEPLDDSGWTIKNVLSMPIVNMTEDIVGVATFYNRKDGKPFDQQDEELMEAMTNFLGWSHLNTDTYDRMKMIENRKDIAQDMVLYHVKCRDDEIQNILKTRQYFNREPCDCEEEEFLQILKKELPGPKKFEIYEFGFSDFDCTDLELVMCGIQMFYEVGVVKKFQVPQEVLVRFMYSISKGYRKMPYHNWRHGFNVGQTMFTLLTTGNMKRYYTDLEVMAMITSAFLHDIDHRGTNNLYQVKSSNPLAKLHGSSVLERHHLEFSKFLLADESLNIYQNLNRRQNEHAIHLMDIAIIATDLQLYFKKRTMFQKIVDLSKTYEDEKKWVDWMSLETTRKEIVLAMMMTACDLSALTKPWEVQSKVALSEAAEFWVQGDLEREVLEKQPITMMDRNCAGELPKLQCGFIDFVCTFVYKELSRFHPAIQPMYDGMLNNRKEWKAKQEEYEAQQAILKAQSGSKTCSVC comes from the exons ATGAGTGCGACGAAGGAAGATGTTGAGAAGTTCCTGGATGGGAACCCGGCTTTCGCCCAGGGCTACTTCAACAAGAAGCTCACACCAGGGGCCCTCTCTGTGATGGCAGGCATCTCAGAGTCCAAGGTGGACTTTGGGATGTTACAGGAGCTGGGTCAGATAGAGGAAGGTCAGATCCTGTTCGACCTGATCAAAGAAATGCAGGAGAACGTGAACATGGAGAAAGTGGTGTTTAAGATTCTGAAGAGGATCGTCGCCCTGATCCAAGCTGACCGCTGCAGCCTGTTCATGTACCGGGAGAGGAACGGCATCGCGGAGCTGGCCACTCGTCTCttcaacatcactacagagtcaGAGCTGGACGACTGTGTGGTGCACCCTGACCATGAGATCGTCTTCCCCCTGGACCTTGGTGTGGTGGGACATGTGGCCCAGACCAAGAAACACATCAATTTGAAAGATGTCAATGAG AGCAGTCACTTCAGCTCATTCGTTGATGACCTGACAGAGTACAAGACCAGGAACATTTTAGCCTCGCCCATCATGAACGGAGAGGATGTGGTGGCTGTGATCATGGCCCTGAACAAGACCACTGGACCACACTTCACCACTGAGGATGAGGAT CTTTTTTTGAAGTATCTCAGAATAGCCACTTTGAACCTGAAGATTTACCAGCTGAACTACCTGTACAACTGTGAGACTCGGAAAGGACAG GTCCTGTTGTGGTCTGCCAACAAGGTGTTTGAGGAGCTGACAGACATTGAGAGACAGTTCCACAAAGCCCTGTATACAGTGCGGGCCTACCTGAACTGTGACAGGTACTCTGTGGGCCTATTGGACATGACCAAGGAGAAG GAGTTCTTTGACATCTGGCCAGTGTTGATGGGAGACCAGCCCCCTTACTCTGGACCTCTTACCCCTGATGGCAGA GAAGTCATATTCTACAAAGTCATTGATTATATTTTGCATGGAAAAGAGGACATCAAAGTTATCGC GACTCCCACTCTAGAACACTGGGTTTTGTGTACTGGACTTCCCACATATGTGGCTGAAACTGGTCTT ATATGTAACATCATAAATCCCGCAACAGAGGAGATGTTCAAGTTTCAG TCAGAACCCTTGGATGATAGTGGTTGGACCATAAAGAATGTGCTGTCCATGCCAATCGTCAACATGACGGAAGATATCGTGGGAGTGGCTACATTCTACAACAGGAAAGATGGGAAGCCATTCGATCAGCAGGATGAGGAGCTAATGGAG GCTATGACTAACTTCCTGGGCTGGTCCCACCTCAACACAGACACCTATGACAGGATGAAAATGATAGAGAACCGGAAAGACATAGCTCAGGACATGGTGCTCTACCACGTCAAGTGCCGTGATGACGAAATACAGAATATCCTG AAAACCAGACAGTATTTCAACAGAGAGCCCTGTGACTGTGAAGAGGAAGAGTTCCTGCAGATTCTG AAAAAAGAACTGCCTGGCCCCAAGAAGTTTGAGATCTATGAGTTCGGGTTCTCTGACTTTGACTGCACAGACCTGGAGCTGGTGATGTGTGGGATCCAGATGTTCTATGAGGTCGGAGTGGTCAAGAAGTTCCAGGTTCCACAGGAG GTTCTGGTACGGTTCATGTACTCTATCAGCAAAGGCTACAGGAAAATGCCCTATCACAACTGGCGCCACGGTTTCAATGTCGGACAGACCATGTTCACACTGTTGACG ACAGGGAACATGAAGAGATACTACACAGATCTGGAGGTGATGGCAATGATCACATCTGCTTTCCTCCATGATATCGACCACAGGGGCACCAACAACCTCTACCAGGTGAA ATCTAGTAACCCACTTGCCAAGCTTCACGGCTCATCCGTCCTGGAGAGGCATCATCTAGAATTTAGCAAGTTCCTCCTGGCAGACGAG TCCTTGAATATATACCAGAACCTCAACAGAAGACAGAACGAGCATGCCATCCACCTCATGGACATTGCCATCATTGCAACAGACTTGCAACTCTATTTCAA GAAGCGAACAATGTTCCAGAAGATTGTCGACCTATCAAAGACCTACGAAGATGAGAAGAAATGGGTGGACTGGATGTCCCTGGAGACGACCAGGAAAGAGATTGTCCT GGCCATGATGATGACAGCATGTGACTTGTCAGCCCTCACTAAGCCATGGGAGGTACAAAGCAAG GTGGCGCTGTCTGAAGCAGCTGAGTTCTGGGTGCAGGGTGATTTGGAAAGAGAAGTTCTTGAAAAACAACCCATT ACAATGATGGACAGAAACTGCGCTGGTGAACTGCCCAAGCTGCAGTGTGGTTTCATTGACTTTGTCTGCACATTTGTCTACAAG GAATTGTCCCGCTTCCATCCGGCCATCCAGCCGATGTATGATGGCATGCTGAACAACAGGAAGGAGTGGAAGGCCAAGCAGGAAGAGTACGAGGCACAACAGGCCATCCTGAAAGCCCAGTCAG GGTCCAAGACGTGCTCAGTGTGCTGA